The Chryseolinea soli genome contains a region encoding:
- a CDS encoding hydrogen peroxide-inducible genes activator gives MNLQQLEYIIALDIHRNHVKAAEHCHVTQPTLSMMVKKLEDELDVKIFDKSQPLKPTPAGEMIVSRARQILQDIKNLKEFIRNEKDSIEGEFRLGVIPTLAPYLLPRFLNEFLEKNPGTSFTVMELQTQEIIRLLKTNRLDIAILVTPLDDKEIRELPVFYEPILLYTSEGLKYYQQDKVNLKSLTYDNLLMLEEGHCFRGQVENLCSAKGKKVHHQLNYQSGSFETLKAMVDNNYGYTLIPELSVNVKSKHVKHFTSPEPVREVSLAVHQGFVKEMLLSKLRDAILKSIPAHFKKNEKYIRVRWN, from the coding sequence ATGAACCTCCAGCAACTCGAATACATCATCGCTCTCGACATCCATCGCAACCATGTGAAGGCTGCCGAACACTGCCACGTGACCCAACCCACGCTGAGCATGATGGTGAAAAAACTCGAAGACGAACTCGACGTCAAGATCTTCGACAAGAGCCAGCCCCTGAAGCCGACGCCCGCCGGCGAGATGATCGTTTCGCGCGCGCGCCAGATCCTGCAAGACATCAAGAACCTGAAAGAATTTATCCGCAACGAAAAAGACTCGATCGAAGGCGAGTTCAGGTTGGGCGTGATCCCCACGCTGGCCCCCTACCTGTTGCCCCGCTTCCTGAACGAGTTCCTGGAAAAAAATCCCGGCACGTCATTCACCGTCATGGAGTTGCAAACCCAGGAGATCATCCGTCTCCTGAAAACCAACCGCCTCGACATCGCCATCCTCGTCACCCCCCTCGACGACAAAGAGATCCGCGAACTCCCCGTCTTCTACGAACCCATTTTGCTTTACACCTCCGAAGGCCTCAAATATTACCAGCAAGACAAAGTGAACCTCAAGTCGCTCACCTACGACAACCTGCTGATGCTGGAAGAGGGCCACTGCTTCCGCGGCCAGGTAGAAAATCTGTGCTCCGCCAAAGGCAAAAAGGTGCACCACCAACTCAACTACCAAAGCGGTTCCTTCGAAACCCTCAAAGCGATGGTCGACAACAACTACGGCTACACGCTCATCCCCGAGCTCTCCGTAAACGTAAAAAGCAAACACGTCAAACACTTCACCTCCCCCGAACCCGTCCGCGAAGTGAGCCTCGCCGTACACCAGGGCTTCGTCAAAGAAATGCTCCTCTCCAAACTCCGCGACGCCATCCTAAAATCCATCCCCGCCCACTTCAAGAAAAACGAAAAGTATATCCGCGTTCGTTGGAATTGA
- a CDS encoding carboxymuconolactone decarboxylase family protein: MESTATTYSESTQEFLEFLKLGKDYETQALDLLENGKSRYLADLKINFKNSFESEVLTKKEIAVLGVALSVNAGNAILRTFFAVNAQQEGASAEEIAEAVGCASLLSANNVFYRFRHFVNKEKYNEIPARIKMNIMGRPVGGKEFFELMSLAVSAVNGCEMCVKAHEASLIELGAKEERIFEAVRLASVITSVSKIVY, from the coding sequence ATGGAATCAACCGCAACAACGTATTCCGAAAGCACACAGGAGTTCCTGGAATTTCTGAAGCTGGGCAAGGACTACGAAACCCAGGCCCTCGACCTGCTGGAAAATGGCAAGTCGCGCTACCTGGCCGATCTGAAGATCAATTTTAAAAACTCGTTCGAAAGCGAGGTCCTCACGAAGAAGGAGATCGCCGTGTTAGGGGTTGCGCTGTCAGTGAATGCAGGGAATGCTATCCTGCGCACGTTCTTCGCCGTCAACGCCCAGCAAGAGGGCGCTTCGGCCGAAGAGATTGCAGAAGCCGTGGGTTGTGCTTCCTTGTTGAGTGCCAACAACGTGTTTTACCGGTTCCGTCATTTCGTGAACAAGGAAAAATACAACGAGATCCCTGCACGCATCAAGATGAACATCATGGGACGGCCCGTGGGCGGCAAGGAATTTTTCGAGCTGATGAGCCTGGCCGTTAGCGCGGTGAACGGATGCGAAATGTGTGTGAAAGCGCACGAAGCATCGCTCATCGAACTGGGCGCCAAGGAAGAACGGATCTTCGAGGCCGTGCGCCTCGCCTCCGTGATCACCAGCGTGAGCAAAATAGTGTACTGA